In Tepidamorphus gemmatus, the genomic stretch AAACGAGACACGGGATTTCCCCATCGCCGCGCAGGATCTCGCCATGGCCGATCACCGGCCCCTTCGCGACGAGAGCCAGCGGTTCGACCGGCCGCTGCTCGAACCGGAGCAGTCTGTCGGGCGGCCGGGCCCTGAGGGCTGCAAGGCTGCGCACTCCGAACAACCGCAGCGCCGCCGGGTTCGCCGAGATGAGATGTCCCTCGGCCGACATGATGAGGATGCCGTGCGCGCACTGGTCGAGCATCATCAAGACCGGCATCAGCTCCTCCTCCTGCGAGGCGGCCGTGAAGAACAGCAGCTGGTCGATCGCCTGCGCCAGACGGCCGAGCTCGTCGCGCTGCGGCACGCGGGCGAGCAGCCTGGTCGCTTCGGCCGGATCGTTGAGGGCATTGTCGACCGCCGCCGCGATCGAGCGCACGGGCTGGGTGACCCAGACCGAGACGGCAAGGCCGCTGGCGATCGCGACCAACAGCGCGGCGAGCGCCGAGACCAGGAAGCGCTCCTGGAGATCGGTCACGATCCGCGCCCAGCCATCCCTCGCATCAAGGCGCAGCATGATCCCGTAGGGAATGCCGGTGACCTCGGGCGCAAGATAGGTCTCGAACGATCCGTCCAGCGGCGTGAACCGGGTGACCTCCCGCCCGAGGCGCGCATTCGTCCAGTCGAGATCGGGCGGCGTACCGAACTGCCCCCGCTCCTCGCCGGCACCGCTGTAGATGGTTCCGCCGACGATGTTGGACTGCGACATCACCGTTTCACCAAGGCGCAGAAGGCTGTCCACCCCCGGGTAGCGCGACGGGTCGACCGCGGCGACGAACAGGGCCGTCGCATGCCCGCGCAATCCCTCGATGAATCGCGCCTTGGCGCTCATGTAGGAGGGTACGGCCGCAAGGGCGCTGGCGATGAGCCCGCAGACGAACACCGTCAGCGCTACGTGCCGCGCCACGCCGCCCGACAGGAGCTCGGCCAGCGCGTGACGTGGGAGGGGCAGTGGCAGACGCATGCTGCTCGGTCAGGGCTCCGGTCCGTACAGGACTATCGCCCCTCCGCCTTGAACATATGGTAAAGAATGCATCCGGCCTGCTGCCGGCTTCGGTCCGCACGGCCCCGCCATGACGGCAGCAGAGTCCGGGCCGCGGTTCCCTGCCCTGCGGCCGCGCCCGGCCGGATGCTAGGTTGACACGGGGATCGACAGGGTCGCCTCCAGTCCGCCCTCCGGCCGATTGCGGAGGCGGATGTCGCCACCGTGGCTGCGGGCGATGGTCCTGGCGATGGCCAGACCGAGACCGAGGCCACCGGTCTCGCGATTGCGGGACGTCTCGCCGCGCACGAACGGTTCGAACACCCGGTCGAGATCCTCCGGGGGCAGGCCCGGACCGCGGTCCGAGACCCGGATCACCGCCTCACCGCCCTTGCCGGTCACCACGACCCGGACGTCACGTCCGTAACGGACGGCGTTCTCGACCAGATTGCGCAGCGCCCGCTTGACAGCAACCGGGCGGCATCGCACCACGGGATGATCGCCCTCCTCCAGCGTCGCCGTCTGGCCAAGCTCGGCAAGATCCTCGACGACGCTTTCGGCCAAGGCTGCCAGATCGACGGCGCGGGTCTCCTCCCCAGCCTGATCGGCGCGCACGAATGCCAGCGTCGCATCGCTCATGCTGCGCATTTCCTCGATGGTCTCGACCAGCCTGTCGCGGGTCTCCTCGTCCTCGACCATCTCGGCGCGCAGCCGCAGGCTGGTCAGCGGCGTGCGCAGGTCGTGCGAGATCGCAGCGAGCATTGTCGTGCGATCGCTTACGAAGCATCCGAGGCGCTCGCGCATGGTGTTGAACGCCCGCACGGTCCGTCGTGCCTCGTCGGGGCCGGTCTCTGGCAGCGGCTCGACCTGCTCGCCACGGCCCAGCCGATCGGCTGCATCGGCGAGCCGGCGCATCGGCCGCGCCATCCGTCCGGCCACGAGCATCGCCACCGCCAGTGTCGCCAGCGACGAGAGGACAAGGCTGATCAGGAATGGCCGGCCGAACGGCGGCGGGCCCGGCGGTGGCCCAACCGCCAGGTTGAGCCACGATCCGTTGCGCATGGCGATCGAGACCCGCAACCAGTATGGCGGTTCGGCGTTCCTTGGGTCCGGGCGCTTCACGCCAGGGACCAGCATCCTGACGACCTGAAGCGCCGGCCACCGACTTTCCCTCGCGCCCTGCCCGAGCGCCACGATCACCCGGCGCGGCGGTATGCCGAGCTGGCGGGCGAGGGTACGTGCGGCGAGTTCGGCCTCGGCCGTTTCCTGCCGCGGCGTGCGGGCCTGCGCCGAGGTCGAGAAGCGGAAGAACGGCGAACTCGCGGTGTCCAGCATCCGGAAATGCAGTTCCTCAGGTGCGTCCTCGAGCAGCTGCAGGATGGCGGCCGTGCGCTCGACGATCGACTCCTGGAACATGTCACGCGCCACCTGCAGCCGTTCGTGGCTGTAGATCAGGATGGCGGCCACCTGCGCGACCAGCAGCGCAAGCACCAGCAGCAACGCCAGCTGGCCGGTGAAGCTCCGCGGCATGAGCCTCATGTCCGCTCGACCTCGGCACTGAAGCAGTAGCCGCCGCCCCATACCGTCTTGATCAGGGTCGGATTGCGCGCATCCGGCTCGATCTTGCGGCGCAGCCGGCTGACCTGGTTGTCGACCGACCGATCGAACGGGGCCGCTTCCCGGCCGCGCGTGATGTCGAGCAGCTGGTCTCGGGTGAGCACGAGGCCGGGGCGGTCGAGAAAGGCGACGAGCAGCCTGAACTCGCCGGTCGACAGCGGCATTGCCACCCCGTCCTCGCGCACCAGCTCGCGCCGGCCCGGGTCGAGCAGCCATCCCGCGAACCGGTAGGCCGGACCCGGCTTCGGCTCGCGGCTTGGCGGCAGTGCCTGGGTACGTCTGAGCACCGAACGGATCCGCGCGAGCAGCTCGCGCGGGTTGAACGGCTTGACCAGATAGTCGTCGGCGCCAATCTCCAGCCCGACGATCCGGTCGGTCTCCTCCGCCATCGCGGTGAGCAGGATGACGGGTATGTCCGTCGTCTCGCGCAGGTGGCGGCACAGCGACAGGCCATCCTCCCCCGGCATCATGATGTCGAGGACGACGAGATCGATGGCGGAGGACTTCAGGATCTTGCGCGCCGAGGGCGCGCCGTCGGCCGTCGACACCCGATAGCCGTTCTTGCCGAGATAGCGTCCGACGAGCTCGCGGATGTCGCGGTGATCGTCGACGACGAGAATGTGCGGTTGGCCTTCCATGGGGCGGAACATACAGTCGCAGCCGGCATGCGCCGCCATGAATTTGTATCACAAGGTCTCCGCGGCCGGGGTCCGACACAGGGCGTGACCAAACGGTCCCCGGCGCGCAAATCTCCGCGACAGGCCGGACCGAAACTGCCGTCCATCGGGCAGGGGGCTCCCGACTGCCAGTGATACCGTCAATGATAACCCGTCGACTTGCCTGTGCCGCGGTTCTCGCGGGCATGATCGCCGCATTGTTGATCGCCGGTGCCGGACGGCTTGCTCAGCCGGAGGCCGTCGGCCCGACCGGGCCGCTCGCAACGGCGGAGAATGTCGGATGACCCGGCGGCCGTCACCTGCGGCCCGCCGCGCCGCCGCCTGCACAGGCTCCGGGCTGGTAGCCCTGTGCGCCTCGACCGCCGTCCGCGCCGCCCAGCGGTACATCGTCCGTGCGGCCCCCAGGCTGCAACGGCTGGGAGGCCGGCGCCATCGGATCCTTCTCGCCTGCTTCCCGAAGTCCGGCTCGACCTGGCTGCGCACGATCCTGGCCGGACTGCCCGGCATGCGGGCGGCCTGGATCAGCGAGGGCGCCGGACGCGCGGAGCAGGAACTGTCGGCGCACCGACTCGCCGGCGCCGGCTTCCACGATTTCGTGGCCCAGCATCATGTGCGCTTCCACGATGGAACCCGCCGTCAGATCAGCCGCTTCGGCCTGAAGCCCGTGGTCCTGGTGCGCGATATCTTCGATTGCCTGGTCAGCCTCGCCGACCACCTGCGCAGCAACTGGTCCGAACTGCCCCAGGCCTTGGTCACGCCCGAGGTTCTCGCCCTGGACGACGAACTTCTCGACTTCGTCGTCGACATGGCTGCGCCCTGGTACATCGACTTCTACGTCTCGTGGCTGTCGTGTCCTGATGCCGTGCTGGTGCGCTACGAGGATCTGGTGCGCGATCCGCCCGCCGTCGTGGCAGGTCTTGTCCGCCGGCTCGGCCTCGAGGCGTCGGCAACCGACATCGACCGGGCGATCGCCGCCGCAGCGACCCGCCCCGTCCTGTTCAACCAGGGCATTGTCGGGCGCGGCGCAGCGCTGACGGAGGCCCAGCGCGGCCGGATCCACCGGCAGGCGTCCTACTATCCGACGGCCGACTTCACCGCGATCGGTATCCATCCGGGCGGCCGAGCCGGCGCGGACACGGCCCGGCGGGCGATTCGACACAATCCGATACAAATCGCGCGCTCGCTGACAAACTCCTGCGACCGGTCGCCCGTCAAATGCCCGTCAAGTCGGACGCACGAGACATCAGGAGTCTTGAGATGAAGACCTCTACGTCCCTGGCGATCGCTGCGGCAGCCGTCGCCATCACGGTCGGCCTCGCCTCGGCGGCGGTGGCCGGCGGTCATCGGATCGGCTGGTCCGACAGCTCGCCGGAGGCCGGCATGATGACATCCGGACCGGTCAGGCTGACCAGCTATCGCCATCATTGGCGCGCCATGCCGCCCGGGGAGATGGGCGGGCCGATGGGCGGCATGATGCGCTTCATGATGATGCAGCGCGTCATCGAGCTTGCCGACAAGGATGGCGACGGGCGCCTGTCTGCCGAGGAGATCGAGACCTTCCGCTCCGACATCTTCGCCAGACATGATCGCGACGGCGACGGGCGCCTGTCGCTCGAGGAGTATGACGCTCTGTTCCGGGACATCACCCGGCCGATCATGGTCCGATCCTTCCAGTTCCTCGATCCGGACGGCGACGGCCAGATCACGTCGGAAGAGTTCCTGCGGCCCACCGATCGGCTGGTGCGCATGTTCGAGGGCGGCTCCGACGGGGGGTCATGGCACGGCTGGCAGCCCCGCGGTCCGCATCCGCACGGCTACTGGCGCGGCGGCGATGGGCCGGCCGGCGACGTCGGCCCCCGGTCGGACGATCCGGAGAACTGATACGGCAAGCCCTACCTGACCTCTACTCGCGTTTCCCCCGCTCCCGCAGACAGGTGGGGGAAGGCTGCGCGGTCCGACGCCTCGCCCCCGTCGGACCGCGTCTTTCCTTCTTCGCCCCCCACAGCGGCGGGCCGATCGGAAACGCAACGACACGGCCCGGGTCGACGCGACACCGACCAAGGGCAGTCAAGCCGCGACAATGATGTCGATGGCGCGGCTCGCCGGGACGGCAGCGTTCTCCGACCTCATGGACCGCCAAGCGGCAGCGATCGCGACGCCTCCACGAGCATGACCGCCCAGCCGGCGAGGCCGAGGAACGGACCCATCGGCATGCGGCTGTCGAAGGCCATGCGGCGCGTGGCGAGCGCCACGGCGCTGTACAGGAGGCCGACCGCAACGGCAATTGCCAGCACCGTCGGCAGCGCCATCCAGCCAAGCCAGGCGCCGAGGGCGGCGACAAGCTTGGCATCGCCCGCACCGAGCACCTCCTTCCGCCGGATCGCGCCGTAGCCGATCGCCAGCGCCATCAGGCCGCCATAGCCCATGGCCGCCCCCAGGATCGCGTCGGCCGGAGCGACCGAACCGCCCAGCGCGCTGAACAGCAGTCCGCCCCACAGCAACGGCAGCACCAGCATATCCGGCAACAGCCGCGACCTGCCGTCAATGATGGCCAGCAGCAGCAGCACACTGCCAACGCAGGCGCAAGCGAAGGCCCGCTCTGCGGTCTCGGCCAACACGGTGGCAAGCGTCCAGATCAGCACGGACAGGACCGTGATCACAACGCCTTCCCAGCGATGCTTCGGCGCGAAGTCGAAGCTGCGCGTCGTCTGGCAAGGCATGCCCGGCGAGCACAGCATCGCGCGAGCCTCCGCCATCGCCTCCGAGACGACACGGCGCGGGACCACCACCGCCAGATGGGCGACCAGACGACCGACCAGGCCGCCGCCACAGGCGGCGATGAGGACGAGTGCCGGTTCGACCATGTGCGTCAACGGTCCGGAAATGCGATGACGATGTCGCTCGCCGGCCGAACACAACACGTCAGAACCTGGGATTCGGGCACGGCCATCTGCGGCGGCAGCACGGTGTCGACCCGACCGCCTACCAGCTGCATGCGGCAGGCGCCGCAATGGCCGGCGCGACAGTCGCTGCTGATCGGAATCCCTTCACGCTCGAGACAATGCAGCAGGGTCGGTTCGCCGAGGTAATTCGCGCAGCGGCCACCTGGCTGCACGGTCACCAGCGCCACCTCGGCGGGCGCCCCGGCCGCATCGGCGCCGAACAGCTCGAAATGGATGCGATCGGCCGGAACGCCTCGTTGCGCGAGATCCTCGGTCAGCTGGCGCGTCATCGTGGCGGAGGCGCAGATCCATACGCCAGCAAGGGGCATGTTGCGCCGAGCGGCGAGCACGATCCCGGCATCGAGGCGCCTCGCCGTGCCGCGCCAGCCCGGCCCTGGACGTGTCACACAGGGAACGTATCGAAACCAGTCGCAGGTGCGCGACAGGTCAAGAAACTCTGGATGATAGCATTCCAGCTCCGTCACATGGCGCACGGACCAAAACAATGTCGTCGGCGACATGGTCCGGCCGGCGCTGATCCGGTGCAGCATGGCCCGCAGCGGCGTGATGCCCACGCCTGCGGCGACCAGAAGCCGCTCGCCGCGGTGCTCGGTCAGGTGGAATCCACCACGCGGCCCCAGCGCCTCGATGCGCGCGCCGACCTGCAGCACGTCGTGGATCCAGCCGGAGACCAGACCGTTCTCCTCGCGCTTGACCAGCAGCTCATAGCTGTCCGGGCTGGCCTGCCAGCCCGCCAGCGAATAGCAGCGTCGCTGGGGGCGCTGCCCCTGGGGGCTGGCCAGCACTGTCAGATAGTCGCCGGCGCTGTAGCGCGGCAGCCGCCCGTCGCCGCCTGGAGCGGTGAGCACGATCCGCGCGAACCGGCCATGGTCGCTGCGCTCCGTCACCACCAGCGTCAACGGCGTGGCGGCGCGGATGTCCAGCGCCGCCGCACGCGCCGCCTTCACTCCGGATACGGTCATCCAGACGGCAAGGCCCGACACGGCGATCCATGCCGCCACGAGCAGCAGCCCGATCCCGCTTGCGATCACGCCGCGCCCGTACCGCCTCCGGCCGACCGCCGGCTCGACCGCCACCAGGTCATCACACCCGACAGCACGAAGAAGAACAGGCTGAGCGCGATCAGATCGGCCCACAGCCAGTCGAGCGGGCCGAGGAATTTGCCGGTGTGCAGGCTCTTCATGAGCTTTCGCACAGAGACACCGGACTTGTCCTTATCCTTCCTTTCCTTCTCGAACTTTCGCTCGCCCTCGCCGGGATCGGCATGGGCCGTCGCAATGAAGGTCGGGATGAAGCCGTCGACCCTAACCGTTCGAACGCCCGTATCAGGCAGCGTCACGGTGCCGCTTTGCCCTTCCGGCTCTTCGGCCTGAGTGACAGGCCGGCCGTCAGGTTCGCGACCGTCAGGCGCGTGGCCTCCCTTTGCGTCCATCGAACCCTTGGGCTTGCGCTTGTCGCGATCTTTCGCCGCCGCGTCCTTCTCGCGTCTGTCCTTCTCGCGATGGTCCTTTTCGGGCTTATCGGCCTTGCCCGGCTGCGGGCGGGCCTCGGCCTGGGCGAGCAGGCCCTCGAGATGGCTGATCTCGCGATCGATCTCACCATTACCGGGCGCGCTGAACCCCGTGTCGGCCCCTGCCGCGAGGAGATTTGGAATGTGGAAATCGAGGCTCTTGTGAACGAGGAAGACCGTCGAGACGGCGATGATCAGGATCGGGATCGCCGACGCCACGCCGAGCCATATGTGCCAGTTGCGCAAGACGGACCATACCTTGCTCTGCAGTTTAGACAATATTATTTCCATTTCTGACCTCCTATTTTCCCGGCGCGGCGAGGTCGTTAGGGGTTAATGCGCTTGAAACAGAGCGTGAGGGAGTCGGTCTTGTTTTTCTCCTTTTCCTCCATCTTCTCGAATCCGCCGCCTTCCTTCTTTATCTTTGCCCGGTATCCACTACCGTCACTCTTTTCCGTAGAGGACCATATCTTCATATCGCCGGTGCCGAAAATGTCGGTCAGCATCGCCGGAGACAGACCTTGCAGAAGGCTGAGCTCGTTGTAGGCAGGCAGATACCAGTTACCGCCCAAGGCCTGGTTGCCGGTTTCCGCAGCAAGGTTCTTGCAGTAGGCGGCAGCTCGCGCACCACTGTCGTTGGCGATGAGGGTGTCTGTATTCACGACGCCGTCAGTCATGCTCGTGGCGCCGGTGACCTTCTTCTCGCTTTCCGAGAGCTTCAGACCCGATTTGGCGTGGAGATCGGCTGCGACGAGGTGGTAACCGCCGCTCTGTCCGACATATCGAACCAGCGGCCCGTCGTCGGCACCGAGCGGAATCTGGGCACCCAGCGCGCTCGGCGGAACCTTGACCCTGACGATTTCGGCCAGCGCCGTCGTCAGGATGAACCTGCAGGTTCTCGCCATTGCCGAGGTGCAGCCGCCGCTCCACGTCCCACGCTTCGGCAGCTGGATGCCGAAGAGGTCATAATTGCCCTCGATGACGAGCGTCACCTCCCCGAGCGGCAGCTCCGCGCTTGCCGCGTCGCAGCTTGCGTCGCAGTCGATCCCCGCTGGCAGGCTGGTGATCCTGAAGTCGGTGTAGCCGTCCTCCTTCTGGACCGAGACGAGATGCGTCTGCTCCTCGCCGGGTCCGCCGGTCGAGGCCGGGAAATACAGATAACCGGCATTGCTTCCCGGAACGACGATGATCGAATCGGCTGTTGCCGTTGCCGGAATGAGCGCCAGCAGCAACGCAGGAAGGCAAAGTCCAGGGTATCTCGTCATTTCGGCTCTCTTCATATCCATGGTGCCTCGGTTCATCGGGGAAGAAGTTGCGCGAATGCCGACAGCTCGCTCTCGCTCAGGTAGAGGGTGAGATCGACCTTCCAGCTCGATCCGCAGACCTCGTAGACACGGTCCGCTGCCACCGAGCGGCACAGGCCGCGATCGGCATCGGCGACGGTGCCGCCGGAAGCGCCGAGCGCGGCAGCTACCGACTGGCTGACCCGCAGGCGGGCATCGGACCGGACGTAGCTGCGGTCCGGCTCCAGGGCCGCCAGCACCACCATTTCGACATTGTCGGTCGGATCGCCGTCGTCGTCGTAGATCCTGCGGAAGATGGCGATCAGGCGCTCGCCATAGCTGTTGGTTTCCGCCGTACCGGACGGCAACAGACGCCTGGCCTTCAGGAGGCTCGCATCGACGC encodes the following:
- a CDS encoding sulfotransferase domain-containing protein; this translates as MTRRPSPAARRAAACTGSGLVALCASTAVRAAQRYIVRAAPRLQRLGGRRHRILLACFPKSGSTWLRTILAGLPGMRAAWISEGAGRAEQELSAHRLAGAGFHDFVAQHHVRFHDGTRRQISRFGLKPVVLVRDIFDCLVSLADHLRSNWSELPQALVTPEVLALDDELLDFVVDMAAPWYIDFYVSWLSCPDAVLVRYEDLVRDPPAVVAGLVRRLGLEASATDIDRAIAAAATRPVLFNQGIVGRGAALTEAQRGRIHRQASYYPTADFTAIGIHPGGRAGADTARRAIRHNPIQIARSLTNSCDRSPVKCPSSRTHETSGVLR
- a CDS encoding ATP-binding protein; the protein is MPRSFTGQLALLLVLALLVAQVAAILIYSHERLQVARDMFQESIVERTAAILQLLEDAPEELHFRMLDTASSPFFRFSTSAQARTPRQETAEAELAARTLARQLGIPPRRVIVALGQGARESRWPALQVVRMLVPGVKRPDPRNAEPPYWLRVSIAMRNGSWLNLAVGPPPGPPPFGRPFLISLVLSSLATLAVAMLVAGRMARPMRRLADAADRLGRGEQVEPLPETGPDEARRTVRAFNTMRERLGCFVSDRTTMLAAISHDLRTPLTSLRLRAEMVEDEETRDRLVETIEEMRSMSDATLAFVRADQAGEETRAVDLAALAESVVEDLAELGQTATLEEGDHPVVRCRPVAVKRALRNLVENAVRYGRDVRVVVTGKGGEAVIRVSDRGPGLPPEDLDRVFEPFVRGETSRNRETGGLGLGLAIARTIARSHGGDIRLRNRPEGGLEATLSIPVST
- a CDS encoding response regulator translates to MEGQPHILVVDDHRDIRELVGRYLGKNGYRVSTADGAPSARKILKSSAIDLVVLDIMMPGEDGLSLCRHLRETTDIPVILLTAMAEETDRIVGLEIGADDYLVKPFNPRELLARIRSVLRRTQALPPSREPKPGPAYRFAGWLLDPGRRELVREDGVAMPLSTGEFRLLVAFLDRPGLVLTRDQLLDITRGREAAPFDRSVDNQVSRLRRKIEPDARNPTLIKTVWGGGYCFSAEVERT
- a CDS encoding type II secretion system protein; the protein is MPLVRARSLKRQGGFTLVEMVLAVGLTILMIASLSSLLLDAQREAKAGREAETLLAFQRAAAEYFLANRTSMMVAMESGEDPDRLCRTHLGNPLDGRPGADAVRHTCRVDASLLKARRLLPSGTAETNSYGERLIAIFRRIYDDDGDPTDNVEMVVLAALEPDRSYVRSDARLRVSQSVAAALGASGGTVADADRGLCRSVAADRVYEVCGSSWKVDLTLYLSESELSAFAQLLPR
- a CDS encoding prepilin peptidase; translation: MVEPALVLIAACGGGLVGRLVAHLAVVVPRRVVSEAMAEARAMLCSPGMPCQTTRSFDFAPKHRWEGVVITVLSVLIWTLATVLAETAERAFACACVGSVLLLLAIIDGRSRLLPDMLVLPLLWGGLLFSALGGSVAPADAILGAAMGYGGLMALAIGYGAIRRKEVLGAGDAKLVAALGAWLGWMALPTVLAIAVAVGLLYSAVALATRRMAFDSRMPMGPFLGLAGWAVMLVEASRSLPLGGP
- a CDS encoding EF-hand domain-containing protein, with the translated sequence MKTSTSLAIAAAAVAITVGLASAAVAGGHRIGWSDSSPEAGMMTSGPVRLTSYRHHWRAMPPGEMGGPMGGMMRFMMMQRVIELADKDGDGRLSAEEIETFRSDIFARHDRDGDGRLSLEEYDALFRDITRPIMVRSFQFLDPDGDGQITSEEFLRPTDRLVRMFEGGSDGGSWHGWQPRGPHPHGYWRGGDGPAGDVGPRSDDPEN
- a CDS encoding PepSY-associated TM helix domain-containing protein; this encodes MSKLQSKVWSVLRNWHIWLGVASAIPILIIAVSTVFLVHKSLDFHIPNLLAAGADTGFSAPGNGEIDREISHLEGLLAQAEARPQPGKADKPEKDHREKDRREKDAAAKDRDKRKPKGSMDAKGGHAPDGREPDGRPVTQAEEPEGQSGTVTLPDTGVRTVRVDGFIPTFIATAHADPGEGERKFEKERKDKDKSGVSVRKLMKSLHTGKFLGPLDWLWADLIALSLFFFVLSGVMTWWRSSRRSAGGGTGAA
- a CDS encoding PAS domain-containing protein, with translation MRLPLPLPRHALAELLSGGVARHVALTVFVCGLIASALAAVPSYMSAKARFIEGLRGHATALFVAAVDPSRYPGVDSLLRLGETVMSQSNIVGGTIYSGAGEERGQFGTPPDLDWTNARLGREVTRFTPLDGSFETYLAPEVTGIPYGIMLRLDARDGWARIVTDLQERFLVSALAALLVAIASGLAVSVWVTQPVRSIAAAVDNALNDPAEATRLLARVPQRDELGRLAQAIDQLLFFTAASQEEELMPVLMMLDQCAHGILIMSAEGHLISANPAALRLFGVRSLAALRARPPDRLLRFEQRPVEPLALVAKGPVIGHGEILRGDGEIPCLVSGDSIRGRNGEITRRFLMLVDMRGLLDEVRNEVLNRQRAEREVARLALDLRRARKAFDACLVLLELDGADAPRANAVTVQPDELIDAWIERLAAESTAAPKLFRAALPPLLGDPGELRRLVDMALEIVRMRSSAPIPQMRIVATVEDDETALFVVSEISQQDGSDTVAPIARAEDAAIFLAALSVLCRRQQGALQSAAARDNGNAIAVRLRIDRTTMELTGQGRSAA
- a CDS encoding 2Fe-2S iron-sulfur cluster-binding protein translates to MAVEPAVGRRRYGRGVIASGIGLLLVAAWIAVSGLAVWMTVSGVKAARAAALDIRAATPLTLVVTERSDHGRFARIVLTAPGGDGRLPRYSAGDYLTVLASPQGQRPQRRCYSLAGWQASPDSYELLVKREENGLVSGWIHDVLQVGARIEALGPRGGFHLTEHRGERLLVAAGVGITPLRAMLHRISAGRTMSPTTLFWSVRHVTELECYHPEFLDLSRTCDWFRYVPCVTRPGPGWRGTARRLDAGIVLAARRNMPLAGVWICASATMTRQLTEDLAQRGVPADRIHFELFGADAAGAPAEVALVTVQPGGRCANYLGEPTLLHCLEREGIPISSDCRAGHCGACRMQLVGGRVDTVLPPQMAVPESQVLTCCVRPASDIVIAFPDR